In Plasmodium malariae genome assembly, chromosome: 11, the following proteins share a genomic window:
- the PmUG01_11062300 gene encoding STP1 protein has protein sequence MEKCLFALSYYSTQEFKSIKQYIQNKTRYLNNENKNKFRSVCLELADYLIRNKTAPLYRDKNKWEGTLKEYIKPYYKHLTKYGGCPVILYEKDKAILDLQYEVHDFCEKKNVDLKEISRLKKLYSNKCVSTCARKCNEYNVWINERQKFFKTKESLIKDCYQETQTKRGSKKSSCNILNPETFNTLDYCVTVRSNLEGQSAYEEGNSQKVHPNGNIEQTESQASTQKGAEVKHEQTQPETGVQLEQETHQEGISSPPDTPTTNDTSMRPEDAPPKASMLPQVEEKLPLGDTTSESKTDKDLKVKQVTNYPSVSSERLPNVVNSSVIHQPPNISGLFKKRKKIKRRQVKFLRIPLPSYSNIKKKFLTYDHLEHPIYDNEEIMKKIKIRDNSTKKNVNSSKLTKNRHKTIIEVHMEVLEEFRNKEWEFSKGEFLEICLEVFNKDDDKTYTNLENAESLLENTKCSSDIERKKILWNKWIERHRNISENLKKEVWFNNLKNEWKKEHNYIKESKKSKKNPSNKIQKVPFLEREKDIWRQWIIKNKVIIEQCLEHNSFNEFTELKNISEVYENEQNIINLTLINIKELQQRESFEELYRCIKENIVEKLCILVYMTILEECNNEENIENRKLYLDSSINDWKTEEYLDRKHEITENMTDINRDVLHNKKNNEIHNCARDYCLRKDIDEWIMEDNTIVNSISKENNELKSDQIVE, from the exons ATGGAAAAAT GCCTTTTTGCATTAAGTTATTATTCAACGCAAGAATTTAAAAGCATTAAgcaatatatacaaaataaaacaagatacttaaataatgaaaataaaaacaaatttaggAGTGTGTGCCTAGAATTGGCTGATTATCTAATAAGGAATAAAACTGCACCACTTTACAGAGATAAAAATAAGTGGGAAGGTACACTAAAGGAGTATATAAAACCTTACTATAAACATCTAACTAAATATGGAGGATGCCCTGtgattttatatgaaaaagataaagcTATTTTAGATTTACAATATGAAGTGCATGATTtctgtgaaaaaaaaaatgttgatCTGAAAGAAATATCTCGcttaaaaaaactatattcaaataaatgtGTTTCTACATGTGCAAGGAAATGTAACGAATATAATGTGTGGATTAATGAGAggcaaaaattttttaagacaAAAGAAAGCTTAATTAAAGATTGTTACCAAGAAACACAAACAAAAAGAGGAAGTAAAAAATCATCATGTAACATACTGAATCCTGAAACGTTTAATACACTTGATTATTGTGTAACTGTTCGTTCAAATCTAGAAGGCCAATCTGCATATGAAGAAGGAAATTCACAAAAAGTACATCCAAATGGAAATATAGAACAAACTGAATCTCAAGCTTCAACGCAAAAAGGCGCTGAAGTTAAACACGAACAAACACAACCTGAAACAGGAGTGCAACTCGAACAGGAAACTCATCAAGAAGGAATATCATCACCACCTGATACTCCAACGACTAACGATACCAGTATGAGACCTGAAGATGCACCACCAAAAGCATCAATGCTTCCTCAAGTTGAAGAAAAATTACCATTAGGTGACACTACATCAGAATCTAAAACTGATAAAGActtaaaagtaaaacaagTTACTAATTATCCTTCTGTATCTTCTGAAAGATTACCTAATGTAGTAAATTCTTCTGTTATACATCAACCCCCTAATATTTCAG gactatttaaaaaaaggaaaaaaataaaaagaagacaaGTGAAATTCCTCAGAATACCACTACCTTCATATTCTAACATTAAAAAGAAGTTTCTAACATATGATCATTTAGAACACCCAATATATGATAATGaagaaattatgaaaaaaataaaaatacgtGATAATAGcacgaaaaaaaatgtaaattcaTCGAAACTAACAAAGAACAGGCATAAAACTATCATAGAAGTACATATGGAAGTACTTGAAGAatttagaaataaagaaTGGGAATTCAGCAAAGGagaatttttagaaatatgtCTAGAAGTATTTAACAAAGATGATGATAAAACATATACTAATTTAGAAAATGCTGAATCATTATTGGAAAATACTAAATGTAGCAGTGAtattgaaagaaaaaaaattctgtggaataaatggatagaaagacatagaaatatttctgaaaatttgaaaaaagaagttTGGTTTAACAATCTCaaaaatgaatggaaaaaagaacacaactatataaaagaaagcaaaaaatcaaaaaaaaatccttcaaataaaattcaaaagGTTCCATTTCtggaaagagaaaaagatatatggaGACAGtggataataaaaaacaaagtaaTTATAGAACAATGCTTGGAACATAACTCATTTAACGAATTTACagaactaaaaaatatttcagaaGTATAcgaaaatgaacaaaatataattaatttaacactaataaatataaaggaaTTACAACAAAGAGAGAGTTTTGAAGAATTATATAGAtgtataaaagaaaacataGTAGAAAAACTTTGTATACTTGTATATATGACGATATTAGAAGAATGTAATAATGAAGagaatatagaaaatagGAAATTATATTTGGATAGTTCCATAAATGATTGGAAAACGGAAGAATATTTAGATAGGAAACATGAAATTACAGAAAATATGACTGACATTAATAGAGATGTTTtacacaataaaaaaaataatgaaattcaTAATTGTGCAAGAGATTATTGCTTAAGAAAAGACATAGATGAATGGATAATGGAAGATAATACAATCGTAAATTCCATATCcaaagaaaataatgaactAAAATCTGATCAAATAGTAGAATAA